The nucleotide sequence TCGACCTGCCTTGAGTGAGGCGACGGGGCTCTTCCCGCCGCAAAGCGATGGAGGGGCCGCGGCGACAAAAGTGACCTGTCGCCAAGGGCAGACGCGTCTGCTCGGCCGTTCCCATGGAACCGGCCGAGCACTCCAACTGACAGTCGTGTCCGACCGACAGCCCGGAGACGGCGGCAGCGCCTCCCCGTGGGCTCGGGGCGGGAGGTTCAGGAGCTCCGCTCTGGCACCGGAACGGCGGAGAGCACGTCGAGGGGGACGGGCCTCCACAGGAGCAGCAGCGTGATGAGCCACTGGACCACCTCGACGGGCAGCCTCCAGGCCTGCTCTGTGACGGCGATGCCATTCATCGTGACGGGGTCTCCGAGCGCATTGCCCAGGCCGACGGTGACGATGGCCACCGTCATGGCGACGAAGAGCGGCAGTGCGTTCAGGCGTGTGAGGAGGGCGGGGGCGGGCAGGAAGGCGCTGAGCAGCAGCCCCGTGCCGCAGATCATCTCCACCAGGCAGACGAGGTACGCGTTGAACAGCGGGAAGGGAACGCCGATGGCGGCCAGGTACATGCCGAAGCCCTCCACGCCCACGGGCAGCGACACGGCATCCGTGCCCAGGGGCATGGCTTCGAAGAACTTCAGGTAGCCCAGCACGAAGAAGATGAGCGCGGCCGTGGCGCGCAGGGCGAGCCGCAGGGGCGTGTCGGCGGGCGTCAGGAGGCGGGGGCCTGGAGTCCGTGCACGCACGCGGTGGGAGGGGCGCGTGCGCGTGGCGCTGGACGCGTCCCGCGGAAGCGCTGGAAGGGGCACGGAATGTCGCGAGCGGTAGTTCATGAATGCATCCGGGAGGGGGTGGGGGGAGGTGGAGCGACGGCGCCTTGCGCGGCCCCGTCCGTTGGTGGTCCAGGGCGGGCGGGAATCCCATGGCGGCCCTCCACAGGGATGGAGTGCGGCGCCTCCAAAGTGAATGGCGTCCCACGGGCCCCGAGGTCCGCTGTCAGGACACCTGGGTGCCATGGAGGGAGCCGAGGGGTGCTCCGCGCCCGTCACATCCCGGGACTGGCGGAGGGGTACGCAACCCGGCGTGGCGCCAGCGAGCGCCTGGGACGGAGCGCCAGCCTGCGAGGCAGGCCGCCGGCCCGTCCCTTGCGGCCGCTTCTTCCCGTGGCTCGCCGCCCCGGGCAGGGCCCGCTGGGGTAGGGTGGGAGGCATCCATGATTGCCTTCATCCTCGCCGCCGTGCTGGCGCAAGCGCCGGTGCCTCCGGTGGAGCCAGGGCCGCCTCCATCCGCCGGGACGACCGAGCCTGCCGAGCCTGCCGAGCCCGCGCCGGTGCCCATCGCCGCGTTGCCCCCGGCCACGCACGAGCTGTTCCAGCGCATCGAGGGCCGCGTCGCCCAGGTGCGCATCATCGAGCGCCGGTCCGGGACGCGCTCGTCCATCGGCTCGGCGTTCTTCGTCTCCGCCGACGGGCACGCCATCACCAACTACCACGTGGTCTCCGACGTGGTCATCCACCCGGAGGACTACACCGCGGAGCTGGTGCTGAAGGGCGGAGGGGAGCCCGTGCCGGTGAAGCTGGTGGACGTGGACGTGGTGCACGACCTGGCCGTCATCCGGCTCGCCACGCCCGTGAAGGACTTCTTCGCCCTGGAGGAGCGCGAGCCCCCGCACGGCGCGCGCCTGTTCGCCATGGGCAACCCCAGGGATCTGGGCACCACCATCGTCGAGGGCACCTACAACGGCCTCATCCAGGACGCCCTCTACGAGCGGCTCCACTTCAGCGGCGCCATCAACCCCGGCATGAGCGGCGGGCCCACGCTCACGGGCGAGGGGCGGGTGGTGGGCGTCAACGTCGCCACCATGGGCAACCAGGTGGGCTTCCTGGTGCCGGTGCGCTACGCGCGAGAGCTGCTCGCCCGCGCGCTCCAGCGCAAGGCGGAGGACCCGCAGGCCCTGCTGGACGGCGTGCGCGCGCAGCTGATGGACAACCAGCAGCGGCTCACCGAGCAGCTCCTGTCGGCCCCGCCGCCGAAGCATGCGCTGGGCGGCTACCGCGTCCCCGGCCGCTGGAGCCCCTTCCTCAAGTGCTGGGGCGACACGCCGCACGACCCGGAGGTGCCGTACACCGTCACGAACTACCAGTGCTCGTCGGAGGAGGACATCTACCTGTCCTCGCGCCACCGCACGGGCGTGGTGTCCTTCCTGCACCAGCACGCCACCAGCCAGGAGCTGGGCCCGCTGCGCTTCTCCGCGCTGTACAGCGCGCTGTTCTCCAACGACCCGGACCCGGTGGAGGCCACGCGCCAGGACGTCACCAACTACCGCTGCCGGTCCGAGTTCGTGGACGTGGGCGGCCTGTCCGTGCGCACCGCGCTGTGCCTGCGCGCGTACCGGAAGTTCCCGGGCCTCTATGACGTGGTGCTGCGCGCCGCCACGCTGAACGCGGGCACCAGCGGCTTGGACACGTCGCTCACCCTGGCCGGCTTCACCGCGGACAATGGCCGCCGGATTGCCCGTCGCTACCTGGAGGGGCTGTCGTGGACGAAGTGATCTTCCTGGAGGTGCTGGAGGGCGACGCCGTCCACGCCCGCCACCGCCTGGAGCGCTTCCCCGCCAGCGTGGGGCGCGGCTATGGCAACGACGTCATCCTCGACGACCCGAAGGTGTCCGCCGAGCACCTGCGCATCGACCGGCGCGAGGACGGCGCCCTGGTGCTGCGCGACGTGGGCAGCCACAACGGCACGTACCGCGTCGACCCGTGGGCGCCGCTTGCCGAGCTGGAGCTGACGCCCGACACGCGCGTGGCCGTGGGGGACACCGTGCTGCGCTTCCGCGCGCGCAACCACCCCGTGGAGGACACCGTCGTGGGGCCCGCGCCCACCGCGCCCCGGCCTCGCGTGTTCGAGCAGCCCCGGACGTTCGCGCTGGCACTCGCCGCCCTGCTGGGCGCGAGCGTGCTGGAGGCGTACCTCACCAACTACGGCCGCACCGACTGGAGCGAGCTGGTGGTGTCCGTCGTCATCCCGCTGGCGCTCGTCCTCCTGTGGGCCGGCGGCTGGTCGGTGGCGAGCCGCATCGCCCGACGCCAGTTCCACTACCGCTCGCACGCCGCGATCGGCTCGCTGGTGCTGCTGGGCGCCTTCGTCCTGCCCCTGCTGCTGACGCTGGTGGGCTTCAGCCTGGCGCTGGGCAGCGGCCTGTCGGCGCTCCACCACGTCGCCTTCCTGGGGCTGCTGGGCTGGGGCCTGTTCTGGCACCTGCGCTACGTGACGCGGTGGGACCCGCGCCGGCTGGTGCGGGTGCTCGCCGTCGTCACCCTGGTCTTCGGGGGGCTGTCGCGCGCGGACGAGTTGCTGGGCAACGAGAGCTTCAGCCCGGAGCTGGACTTCCCCCGGACGCTGCTGCCGCCGGCCTTCCGGCTGGCGGGGACCCAGCCCGTGGAGACCTTCTTCGAGGAGACGGACGGCCTTGTGGAGCAGGTGGACGCGCTGGTGAAGGAGGACTGAGCGGCTACACGGCCGTGGCCCGGCTCGGGCGCGGCGTCGCCGCGGGCGCGTCCCCCGCCACGCTCGCCCGCACCAGCCGCAGGAAGTCCTCCAGCGTGCGGCCGGCGACGAGGGGGTAGGGCTCGTCAAGCGTCTCGAGCCCGTCGACGCGGTCCACGCGGAAGGTGCGGAAGTCGTCGCGCAGCTCGCACCACGCGGCCAGCGACCAGACCCGGCCCCAGAAGGTCAGGCCCAGGGGCCACACGGTGCGCAGCGACGTCTCGCCGTCCAGCGAGTCGTAGCGGAAGCGCACCTTGCGCCGCTCCCGCACCGCGCGCCGCAGCCCATGCAGGGCCGGCGCGCGGACGTCGGGGCCCGCGGTCGGGCAGCCTCGTGGGAGGCCCTCCGCCCGGGTGGGGCCCGGGGCTCCCGGCCGCCGCGCGTCGCTGCCCCCCAGCGGTACCATCAGGGCGGGGGCGGCCAGCTCGTCGCGCCGCGAGATGGGGAGGGCGGCGGCAATCTTCGTGAGCGCGGAGTCCGCGGCGCGGGCGAGCGCCGGGTCCGCGCCCGCCTGCACCATGCGTGCGCCGAGCACCAGGGCCTCCAGCTCCTCCTCGCTGAAGGCGAGCGGCGGCATCGTGTAGCCGCGGTCCAGCGTGTACCCCACGCCGGCCTCCCCGTGGATGGGGACGCCGGAGCGGGCCAGGTCGCTGACGTCGCGGTACACGGTGCGCTCGGAGACTCCCAGCTTCCGCGCCAGCTGCGCGGCCTTCACCAGCCGCTGGCGCTGCATCAGCTGGACGACCTGGAAGAGGCGATCGGCGCGGCGCATGGCGCGGGAGTCCGGCTAGGCCGCGAGCGGCGTGTGGAGGCCGACGTGGTTGCCCTCGGTGTCCTGGATGATGGCGATGTAGCCCGGGGGGCCGATGGAGGTGCGGGGCAGCAGCACCTTGCCGCCGGCGGCCTCCACGCGCTCCAGCCACGCGTCCAGCTCCCCGGCGGCGTTGAGGAAGATGCGCTGGCCGGTGGGGCTCGGCTTGTTGTCCGGGTCCTCCACCAGCGCGCCGCCCACGCCCTGGGTCGTGAAGATGGCGTGCGGCACGTTCAGGAAGCTCTCCCGCTTGAGCGTCAGCCCCGTCATCCGCTCGTAGAAGGTGGCGGCGCGGGACAGCTGCGTGCAGGGAATCTCGAACCAGGTGAGGGCGTCAGGGCGCTTCATGACAGGCTCCATGTCCGGAGGCCCGAGGCGCGAGCGGGAGTGCCCGCGGCCCGACCTCCACGCCCTGCACAGTGCGCCCCCCCTCCTGACAACGTCCTGTCAGGAGACATGCACCGCCCTCGTTTCGCACCCGGTGCCTCGCCTGGCGGGCCGCTTCCCTGGAGCAGGCGTCCCGGCAGTCCTCCCGTTCGCTCCTGGACGGCCTGCCATGAGGCCCGGAAAGCGAAGGGCCGGGCAGGCTTCGCGAGAAGCCCACCCGGCCCGGGTACGTCGGATGTGTCAGGTGCTACGGGCGGGCCGCCTTACGGGCAGGTGGCCGGCTTCGAGAAGCCGTTGGTCGGCGTGGTGCTGGCGGAGCCGCCGGACACGGCGTTGGTGCCGAGGCCGAAGGCGGCGAACGCGGTCCACAGCCGGCAGACGTCCGCGCCGCCGTTGATGGACGTGGCCGCCGTGATGATGCCGTCACGCACCTGGGTGAAGGTGGGGCTGCACGGCGTGTTCTTCAGGCCCTGGATGAAGTACCTCATGAAGCGCTGGTTACCCGCGGTGCCCGTCGCGTTGTAGAAGTCGGCGCTGAAGCCGTACTGGGTGACGAGCGCCCAGTAGGCCTCCCACATCGCCTGGGCGAACACCGAGCCCACGCCGTGCGGCACGGCCATGCCGTTGATGCTGGCGTAGGTCCACGTGTTGACCGTCGAGCTGGTGCTGTAGCGCTGGGTGCGGATGCCCGCGCCGGTGGTGGGCTGGTTCAGCGCGTAGGTGCCCACGCCGCGGCCCAGCGCGGCCGTGTGCGTCGGCAGCGCCGTGAACCAGAGCGAGAGGAAGTCGCTGATGCCCTCGCCCGGCTGCTGGCGGTTGGTGAGGCACGACACGTTGCTGGGGCCGCCGACCAGGCGGTTGGAGATGCCATGGCCGTACTCGTGGACGACGATGCCCGCGTCCAGGTCTCCGTCCCGGTCCGGCGTGGGCGCCGTCCAGATGTACATCTGCATGCGCGGGCGCTGGCCGTCCGGCGGCGTGGAGAAGTTGGCGTTGTTGGTGCCGCCGCCGTCCTGCGCCTCGGCGCGCACGTCGTCGTTGCCCAGGCCGCCGCGGCCGTAGTTGTTCACCTGGAAGTTACCGGCCAGCTCGTTGAAGCCGTACTGGTAGGTGACGTCGTGGATGATGTTGTTCCAGTAGAACAGGTTGGTGACGGCCGCCGGGATGTACGTGGACGGCGCGCCCGTCGAGAGGTTGATGGCGAAGCTGCACGCCAGCGTCGAGCCGCAGCTGGGCTCGGACGCGGGCGGAGCATTGTTGGCGTCGCGGTCCTCGTACGCGTGGACGTTGTTGCCGCGCGGAATGAGGAACTCGGCGCCGGCCACGCCGTTCGTGTCATGCCAGCCGTACGGCGAGGCCAGCGCATTGGCGGGGTTGGTCACCGTCGTGCGGCCGTCCGAGGGCGTCGCGGGCGAGGAGTGGCTGGGGCTCTCCACCGGCATCGCGTAGACCTTGTAGCTGTCCGAGGCCACCCAGTCGAAGCGCGTCCAGACCTCACCCGTCTGCGCGTCCACCGTCACGTCGAAGTCGTGCTGCTGGTCCGGGGTGTGGACCTGGAAGTGCCACACGAGGCGCGCCTCGCCGCGGCGCACCGGCAGCACCGCCAGCTTCGCGTTGATGGGCTCGGTGGACAGGCCCTCGGCCTCCACGCGCGTCTGCTGCTCCACCCCGGGCTCGGGCTTCAGGCCCTGGGGCGCGCTCTTGAGCGACACGCCCAGGTGCTTCGCCAGGCCCGCGACGGCCTCGGCGGCGCTCACCCGCGGCTCCACGCCGGCCAGCGCCCTGTCGATGGAGGGCAGGAAGTCGCTGTGCACGCTGAGCACGCGCCCTTCGCCGTCCACGTTGAGCTGCAGCTGCGCGTTGTAGACGGGCAGCCCCTTGTGCGTCTGGCGCAGGTAGATGTTGGTGATGCCGCTGTCCTTCGAATAGACGCGGTCCGTCACCTGCAGGTTGGCCAGGTCGCTCAGCTCCAGGCCGAACGCCTCGCGGTGCTTCTGGACGAAGTCCAGGCCGATGGCCAGCGCATCACCGCTGGAGGGCCCGGACAGCGCGCCCACCGGGTTGGTGAGCGAGCGCACCAGGCCGTTGGACTCGTCCGTCTCCACCAGCAGCTCCGGCACGCTCTGGCGCAGCGCGGCGACCCCGTCCTGCTGCGTCACGGAGAAGCCGAAGCGGGCCTGCGCGTTGTACCGCTCACGAGCGTCGTAGTTGCGATGCTCGTCGGCCTCCAACGTCGCGGCCAGGGCAGTGGAGCCGGTGAGGGCTCCCATGACAACCACCGCGTGGAAAAGGCGCCTTCGGTAAGGACCTGAGGACATGGCGTGCTCCTGCACCGCGAGGAAATCGCCCCCCTGGAAGGGACAGGCGACGCGCGGCAAGAAACCACACTTGGCGTGAAATACGCAACTGGCAGATTAAGCGTGTAATTTTGGCTTTTAAATGAATTCCAGGGTTCTCGCGGACCCTGTGGGTTCTTGACCGACCCGTGACGCGCCGGTAGTGGTTCTGAAACCTGAATCAGTATTCAACTCAGGCTTTCACTGCTCCACCACACCTCAGGGGAACGCATGCACTCAGTGGGTCGTCTTGGGAGTCTTTTCGTCGGGCTCGCGCTGGTCTCGGGTTGCGGAGGTCAGGAGCCGCAGGGGCCCGCGGGCGCGGAGGCGCTGGAGACGGCGGAGGCCGCCGTGTACGAGGCGCCGGACAGCCTCGCCGGGCTGCTGGGGAGCTATACGCGCTACTGGCCGCCGGCCGCCGCGGGGGAGCTCACCTCCATGACGCTGGCGGGCGTGGAGCATGTGGACCGGGTGGAGGGCAGCTACGTCCGCACGGTGAGCCGCGTCTGTCCCTTCTACGGCTGCAACACGGAGTCCGGCACCTTCTGGGCGCTGCCCAACAACCCGGCGGTGGGCGCCCTCATCGTCTTCAAGGACCTGGCGGGGGCGGAGCGGGACTACTACGCCATCACCCAGCTCCAGCGCAGCCCCATCACCGGGAAGATCACCGGCATCGTCCTGGTGAAGGGCGGCATGGCGGCGCCGGTTCCGTTCACCATGACGCGCGTGGGCTTCTAGCCGGGCGGGGGACCCGGACCCACTCCTGCCGGGCAGGCCACGAGCGGGGGCCTGCCCGGTCGGACGCTACAGGCAGGGTGGGGGATGTCAGACCGGGCAGGTAGGACGTGGGGTGAGGGGAGGGGGCCTGGAGGGGCTTCCTGAACGTCACCACCGAGCGCCCATGGACGTCCGCCAGAAGCTGCAGATCCTCGCCGACGCGGCGAAGTACGACGCCTCCTGCGCGAGCAGTGGGGGCAAGCGCGAGCCCGCGCCGCCGGAGGGCCTGGGCAGCGTGGAGCGCAGCGGCATCTGTCACAGCTACACGCCGGATGGGCGCTGCGTGTCGCTGCTGAAGGTGCTGCTCACCAACTTCTGCGTCTACGACTGCCAGTACTGCGTCAACCGCATCTCCAGCGACACGCCCCGGGCGCGCTTCACGCCGGAGGAGGTCGTGGGGCTCACGCTGGACTTCTACCGGCGCAACTACATCGAAGGGCTGTTCCTCAGCTCCGGCGTGCTCAAGGGCCCGGACTACACCATGGAGCAGATGGTGCAGGTGGCGCGGCTGCTGCGCGAGGAGCACGCGTTCCATGGGTACATCCACCTCAAGGCGGTGCCGGGCGCGTCCCCCGAGCTGATTGCCCAGGCCGGGCGCTACGCGGACCGGCTGAGTGCCAACATCGAGCTGCCCACGGAGGCGGACCTGAAGCGGCTGGCGCCGGAGAAGAGCCTGGCCGTCACCGGCCGCACCATGGGGGAAATCCATGCGCGGCTGGAGCAGGCGAAGGCGGAGCGCGCGCAGAGCCCCAAGGCGCCCCGCTTCGCCCCGGCGGGGCAGAGCACGCAGATGATTGTCGGGGCCACGCCGTCGCCGGACGCGGCCATCCTGGACACGGCGCACCGGCTGTACACGCGCTTCGGGCTGAAGCGGGTGTACTACTCGGCCTACAGCCCCATTCCGCGCTCGGACGTGCGGCTGCCGGCGAAGTCGCCGCCGCTGGTGCGCGAGCACCGGCTGTACCAGGCGGACTGGCTCCTGCGCTTCTACGGGTTCCGCGTGGGAGAGCTGGCGCCGCCCGAGCAGCCGGACCTGCCGCTGGACGTGGACCCGAAGCTGGCGTGGGCGCTGCGGCGGCGGGACATGTTCCCGGTGGACCTGAACCGGGCGCCCCGGGAGCTGCTGCTGCGGGTGCCGGGGCTGGGTGTGCGCACGGTGGACCGGGTGGTGCGCATCCGCCGGTGGCACGCGGTGACGCTGGCGGACCTGGTGCGGCTCAAGGTGCCCCTGCGGCGGGCGCGGCCCTTCATCGTCACGGCGGACTGGCGGCCCACGCTGCTGCTGGACACGGAGCGGCTGGTGGAGCGGGTGCGGCCGGCGTCGCAGCTGTCCCTCTTCGAGGCCTCGGCCTCCGCGCACTCGGGGGAGCTCTGATGCGGGTGAGCGTGGAGCCGGACCTGGCGTCCTTCCGGACGGTGGCGCGCGGGCTGCTGGCGCTCGGAGAGCCGCCGGAGCGGGTGCTCTTCGAGGAGGCCCGGGCGCGGCAGGGCTCGCTGCTGGCGGTGGGGGCGCCGGTGACGGAGCTGGCGCCCGCGCGGGGGCCGGCGCCCGCGGTGCCCCGGGACTTCCTGGGGCTGGCGGAGCAGGTGGCGTGTCACCGGGACTCCGGGCGCTGGGCGCTCCTGTACCGGGTGCTGTGGCGGCTGACGCACGGGGAGCGCCAGCTGCTGGAGGTGGACAGTGACGTGGACGTGCACCGGCTGCGGATGATGGAGCGGGCGGTGCGGCGGGACGCGCACAAGATGACGGCCTTCGTGCGCTTCCGGCGGGTGGAGCGGGACGGGGTGGAGCACTTCATCGCGTGGCACCGGCCGGACCACCTCATCGTCCGGCACGTGGCCCCGTTCTTCGTGCGCCGCTTCCCGTCCATGCGCTGGAGCATCCTCACGCCGGACGCGTGCGTGCATTGGGATCTGGAGCGGCTGTCCTTCGGGGACGGCGTGTCGCGCTCGGAGGCTCCGGAGGGGGATGCGCTGGAGACGCTGTGGGGGACGTACTATGCGTCCATCTTCAACCCGGCGCGGCTCAACGTGCGGGCCATGCGGGCGGAGCTGCCGAAGAAGCACTGGCCCACGCTGCCGGAGGCGCGGCTGATACCGGAGCTGGTGCGGCGGGCGCCCACGCGCACCTCGGCCATGGTGGCGCCGGTGCGGGAGGTGTCCGCGGCCACTGCGTGGCTTCCGGAGCGGCGCGAGCTGCCGGCGCTGGCGGAGGCGGCGCGGGCATGCCAGGCGTGTCCGCTGCACGAGCGGGCCACCCAGGCGGTGTTCGGCGAGGGGCCGGTGGGGGCCGCGCTGATGCTGGTGGGAGAGCAGCCCGGAGACTGGGAGGACCGCGAGGGGCGCCCGTTCGTGGGCCCCGCGGGGCAGCTGCTGGACGAGGTGCTGGGGCGGGCGGGGCTGAAGCGCTCGGAGCTGTACGTGACGAATGCGGTGAAGCACTTCGGGTGGACGCCAGGGGAGGGCGGGAAGCGGCGGCTGCACCAGAGCCCGGGGCGCGCGGAGGTGCTGGCGTGCCGGGGGTGGCTGGAGGCGGAGGTGGCGGCGGTGCGGCCGAGGATGATCCTGGCGCTGGGGGCCACGGCGGCGCAGGCGTTCCTGGGGCCGGGCTTCCGCATCCACCTCAGCCGGGGGCAGGTGTTCGAGACGCCGTGGGCGGACGGGTGGATGGCCACGTTCCATCCCTCGGCGCTGCTGCGCATGCCGGACCCGCGCAAGCGGGCGGAGGCGCGCATCCACTTCGAGGCGGACCTGCGCTCGGCGGCGGAGTGGCTGCGGCGGCTGCCTCGCGCGCCCTGATGCGCGAGGCCCGGCTGGACCTCTGAAGCCCTGCGACTCCCCGGCCGTGGCGCCCCTGACTTCGCCCAGGGGCCCCCGCCCGGCACGGCTCACACGCCGCGCACCTCGTGCGGCTTGTAGGGCGCCTCCAGCGCCTTCAGCTCCTCCGCCGTCAGCTTGAGGTCCACCGCGCGCACGGCGTCCTCCAGGTGCTCCGGTTTCGTGGCGCCGATGATGGGCGCCGTCACCGCGGGCCGGGACAGCAGCCACGCCAGCGCCACCTGCGCGGGCGGCACGTTCTTCGCGGTGGCCACGGCCTGGGTGGCCTGCACCACCTCCCAGTCCCCGGGCTGGTCATAGAGCTGGCCCGAGTACGTGTCCGACTTCGCGCGAGCCGTGGAGGCCCGGTCCGTGAGCGACTTGCGCGAGCCCGCGAGCAGGCCGCGCGCCAGGGGAGACCAGGGGATGACGCCGATGCCCTCCGCCTCGCACAGGGGCAGCATCTCCCGCTCCTCCTCGCGGTAGACGAGGTTGTAGTGGCCCTGCATGGACACGAAGCGGGACCAGCCGCGCAGGTCCGCCACGCCCAGCGCCCGAGCGAACTGCCACGCATACGCGGACGAGGCGCCCAGGTAGCGCACCTTCCCCTGGCGCACGAGCTGGTCCAACGCGGACAGCGTCTCCTCCAGCGGCGTGTTCGGGTCCATCCGGTGGATTTGATAGAGGTCGATGGCCTCCACGCCCAGCCGCTTCAGGCTCGCCTCGCAGCCCTGGACGATGTGCTTGCGCGACAGGCCGCGCATGTTCTGCCCGTCCCCCATGGGGAAGTACACCTTGGTGGCCAGCACCACCTCGTCCATGCGGGCGTACTTGCGCAGCGCCCGGCCGGTGACTTCCTCGCTCACCCCGTTGGAGTACATGTCCGCGGTGTCGAAGAAGTTGATGCCCAGCTCCACCGCGCGGCGGAAGAAGGGCTGCGCGGCCTCTTCGTCCAGCACCCACGGGCGCCAGGTGGGCGTGCCGTAGCTCATACAGCCCAGGCAGATGCGGGACACCCGCAGGCCGGTGCGTCCCAGGTTGGTGAATTTCATCGGAAATTTCCTCCTTGATGCCGGGTGCGGGCAAGGCACACGTCCACTTCGCCGCCCATGCGTCGCGTCATACCTTGGATGGGTGGGTCATACGGAACTGGCGTCTTTTCTGACCGCCGAGAATCCGCTAGATGTACGTGGAATCCGAGGGGGCGCTGAGCGGAGCGGAGTGGAGGGCGCCCCGGGTTTCCCAAGGGCCGTGCCGCGAAGTTCCGACTGCAGCGTCCTCCTGGGAAGGCCCCCCCGGGACACCGACATGCACCTGCCGACTCGCGCCGAGCCCGCGTCCGAATTCGTCTGCCCCGAGGACTCCACCTTCGTGGACGTATGCCGCGCACGTGCGGCGGCGCAGCCCGGTGAGCGCGTCTTCACGTTCCTGGAAGACGAAGGCGAGCACACGCTCACCTACGCGCAGCTGGATGCGGGCGCGAGGGCCGTGGCGGCGCTGCTGCGGCGGCACCTGGCGCCGGGCGAGCGCGCGCTGCTG is from Pyxidicoccus xibeiensis and encodes:
- a CDS encoding putative DNA modification/repair radical SAM protein encodes the protein MDVRQKLQILADAAKYDASCASSGGKREPAPPEGLGSVERSGICHSYTPDGRCVSLLKVLLTNFCVYDCQYCVNRISSDTPRARFTPEEVVGLTLDFYRRNYIEGLFLSSGVLKGPDYTMEQMVQVARLLREEHAFHGYIHLKAVPGASPELIAQAGRYADRLSANIELPTEADLKRLAPEKSLAVTGRTMGEIHARLEQAKAERAQSPKAPRFAPAGQSTQMIVGATPSPDAAILDTAHRLYTRFGLKRVYYSAYSPIPRSDVRLPAKSPPLVREHRLYQADWLLRFYGFRVGELAPPEQPDLPLDVDPKLAWALRRRDMFPVDLNRAPRELLLRVPGLGVRTVDRVVRIRRWHAVTLADLVRLKVPLRRARPFIVTADWRPTLLLDTERLVERVRPASQLSLFEASASAHSGEL
- a CDS encoding helix-turn-helix transcriptional regulator, yielding MRRADRLFQVVQLMQRQRLVKAAQLARKLGVSERTVYRDVSDLARSGVPIHGEAGVGYTLDRGYTMPPLAFSEEELEALVLGARMVQAGADPALARAADSALTKIAAALPISRRDELAAPALMVPLGGSDARRPGAPGPTRAEGLPRGCPTAGPDVRAPALHGLRRAVRERRKVRFRYDSLDGETSLRTVWPLGLTFWGRVWSLAAWCELRDDFRTFRVDRVDGLETLDEPYPLVAGRTLEDFLRLVRASVAGDAPAATPRPSRATAV
- a CDS encoding FHA domain-containing protein, with the translated sequence MDEVIFLEVLEGDAVHARHRLERFPASVGRGYGNDVILDDPKVSAEHLRIDRREDGALVLRDVGSHNGTYRVDPWAPLAELELTPDTRVAVGDTVLRFRARNHPVEDTVVGPAPTAPRPRVFEQPRTFALALAALLGASVLEAYLTNYGRTDWSELVVSVVIPLALVLLWAGGWSVASRIARRQFHYRSHAAIGSLVLLGAFVLPLLLTLVGFSLALGSGLSALHHVAFLGLLGWGLFWHLRYVTRWDPRRLVRVLAVVTLVFGGLSRADELLGNESFSPELDFPRTLLPPAFRLAGTQPVETFFEETDGLVEQVDALVKED
- a CDS encoding VOC family protein, which produces MKRPDALTWFEIPCTQLSRAATFYERMTGLTLKRESFLNVPHAIFTTQGVGGALVEDPDNKPSPTGQRIFLNAAGELDAWLERVEAAGGKVLLPRTSIGPPGYIAIIQDTEGNHVGLHTPLAA
- a CDS encoding S1C family serine protease — translated: MIAFILAAVLAQAPVPPVEPGPPPSAGTTEPAEPAEPAPVPIAALPPATHELFQRIEGRVAQVRIIERRSGTRSSIGSAFFVSADGHAITNYHVVSDVVIHPEDYTAELVLKGGGEPVPVKLVDVDVVHDLAVIRLATPVKDFFALEEREPPHGARLFAMGNPRDLGTTIVEGTYNGLIQDALYERLHFSGAINPGMSGGPTLTGEGRVVGVNVATMGNQVGFLVPVRYARELLARALQRKAEDPQALLDGVRAQLMDNQQRLTEQLLSAPPPKHALGGYRVPGRWSPFLKCWGDTPHDPEVPYTVTNYQCSSEEDIYLSSRHRTGVVSFLHQHATSQELGPLRFSALYSALFSNDPDPVEATRQDVTNYRCRSEFVDVGGLSVRTALCLRAYRKFPGLYDVVLRAATLNAGTSGLDTSLTLAGFTADNGRRIARRYLEGLSWTK
- a CDS encoding UdgX family uracil-DNA binding protein (This protein belongs to the uracil DNA glycosylase superfamily, members of which act in excision repair of DNA. However, it belongs more specifically to UdgX branch, whose founding member was found to bind uracil in DNA (where it does not belong), without cleaving it, appears to promote DNA repair by a pathway involving RecA, rather than base excision.), whose amino-acid sequence is MRVSVEPDLASFRTVARGLLALGEPPERVLFEEARARQGSLLAVGAPVTELAPARGPAPAVPRDFLGLAEQVACHRDSGRWALLYRVLWRLTHGERQLLEVDSDVDVHRLRMMERAVRRDAHKMTAFVRFRRVERDGVEHFIAWHRPDHLIVRHVAPFFVRRFPSMRWSILTPDACVHWDLERLSFGDGVSRSEAPEGDALETLWGTYYASIFNPARLNVRAMRAELPKKHWPTLPEARLIPELVRRAPTRTSAMVAPVREVSAATAWLPERRELPALAEAARACQACPLHERATQAVFGEGPVGAALMLVGEQPGDWEDREGRPFVGPAGQLLDEVLGRAGLKRSELYVTNAVKHFGWTPGEGGKRRLHQSPGRAEVLACRGWLEAEVAAVRPRMILALGATAAQAFLGPGFRIHLSRGQVFETPWADGWMATFHPSALLRMPDPRKRAEARIHFEADLRSAAEWLRRLPRAP
- a CDS encoding M36 family metallopeptidase translates to MGALTGSTALAATLEADEHRNYDARERYNAQARFGFSVTQQDGVAALRQSVPELLVETDESNGLVRSLTNPVGALSGPSSGDALAIGLDFVQKHREAFGLELSDLANLQVTDRVYSKDSGITNIYLRQTHKGLPVYNAQLQLNVDGEGRVLSVHSDFLPSIDRALAGVEPRVSAAEAVAGLAKHLGVSLKSAPQGLKPEPGVEQQTRVEAEGLSTEPINAKLAVLPVRRGEARLVWHFQVHTPDQQHDFDVTVDAQTGEVWTRFDWVASDSYKVYAMPVESPSHSSPATPSDGRTTVTNPANALASPYGWHDTNGVAGAEFLIPRGNNVHAYEDRDANNAPPASEPSCGSTLACSFAINLSTGAPSTYIPAAVTNLFYWNNIIHDVTYQYGFNELAGNFQVNNYGRGGLGNDDVRAEAQDGGGTNNANFSTPPDGQRPRMQMYIWTAPTPDRDGDLDAGIVVHEYGHGISNRLVGGPSNVSCLTNRQQPGEGISDFLSLWFTALPTHTAALGRGVGTYALNQPTTGAGIRTQRYSTSSTVNTWTYASINGMAVPHGVGSVFAQAMWEAYWALVTQYGFSADFYNATGTAGNQRFMRYFIQGLKNTPCSPTFTQVRDGIITAATSINGGADVCRLWTAFAAFGLGTNAVSGGSASTTPTNGFSKPATCP
- a CDS encoding DoxX family protein, whose translation is MNYRSRHSVPLPALPRDASSATRTRPSHRVRARTPGPRLLTPADTPLRLALRATAALIFFVLGYLKFFEAMPLGTDAVSLPVGVEGFGMYLAAIGVPFPLFNAYLVCLVEMICGTGLLLSAFLPAPALLTRLNALPLFVAMTVAIVTVGLGNALGDPVTMNGIAVTEQAWRLPVEVVQWLITLLLLWRPVPLDVLSAVPVPERSS